TCGATGTAACAAAATAAAAAAAGCCCACTACTAGCATTAATGCTAGTAGCAGACCCTTTTTTTATAATTGGATTTAGAACATGCAAGCACAAGAAATGATTACCAGCAAGATGAACAAAACTAAGATTGCACTTGTAGAAGTAAAAGCACCACCAACATGAGCACCCATGTGAAGACCTCCTCCATTGTTTAGAATACACCACAGGATATGTATTAACCCTTCCAGAAGATTGGGCAATCGGTTAAAAAATAACCCACTGGGCAACCAGCGAGGTTAATGGCTCTACGCTTAGTCAGAAACTAAAATGCCGTCGAAGCTCTCTGGACCTACACGTACCGTTCCATCTGTAGCATGAATCGATGTAACAAAATAAAAAAAAGTCCACTTCTAGCACTAATGCTAGAAGCAGACCTTTTTTTTATATATTAGGCTCTAGAACATACATGCACAAGAAATAATTACTAACAAAATGAACAAAACTAAAATTGCACTTGTAGAAGTAAAAGCACCACCAACATGAGCACCCATGTGAAGACCTCCTCCATTGTTTAGAATACACCACAAGATATGTATTAAGCCCCCTGTAAGATTGGGCGATACGTTAAAAATATAACCCCGCCAACTGCGCGAGGTTAGTGTAGAGATGTCTAATCAGAAACTAAAATACCGTCAAAGCTTTCTGGACCCACACGTACCGTCCCAAGAAGATTAGAAGATACAAATGCTGTATAAGTGAGTTGAGGTGTGATTGCAGGTAAGAAATCTGCTGCCGAAAAGGTTATTACTTGCGGCGCCAATATACTAAGACCAAAAGTTGAAGTAGCAGAATACACACGTGGATCCGTAGGTAAGGTTCCTCTTACAATCGTAATTGTAATACCTACTAATGCCAACGGAAGGGTAACAGATATTGTACCTTTAAGCAACACACGTGGATTCGTAGTCACTCCAGCTGTTATCAGACCAATTTGTCCAAATAATTGTGGCGTGTTTATGAAAGTAATCGGAATAGAGATCGAGTT
This window of the Paenibacillus sp. FSL R10-2734 genome carries:
- the yjcZ gene encoding sporulation protein YjcZ; the protein is MGAHVGGAFTSTSAILVLFILLVIISCACMF
- the yjcZ gene encoding sporulation protein YjcZ; the protein is MGAHVGGAFTSTSAILVLFILLVIISCACMF